A window from Salinigranum halophilum encodes these proteins:
- a CDS encoding ABC transporter permease — MSRLRYTINRVLQSIPVILGIITITFFLTDAIPGDPVQIMLGPSPSAQQAAAIRAKFGLDQPLHIRYLNYLLDVVRGDLGTSLYYGVPVTEKIMERLPVTLLLLLSSFTFALVTAVPLGIISAKRRNKPTDHVSRVVALLGVSTPSFWIGLMLIIIFAFQLNLLPATNLIMPWASPANVEGAETRLGVVTTAIEHLILPTITLGTLQMAAFTRIERSSMLEVLNQEYVKLARAYGVKESTIVRKHAFRNAQLPLITIVGLQLTQALGGAVLTETVFSINGMGRLIITAIQNQDFQLVMGTTLMFGLVFVIGVIITDLSYAYVDPRVSFDETD, encoded by the coding sequence GTGAGTCGACTCCGGTACACGATCAACCGGGTGCTGCAGTCGATTCCGGTCATCCTCGGGATCATCACCATCACGTTCTTTCTCACCGACGCCATCCCCGGCGACCCCGTCCAGATCATGCTCGGCCCGTCACCGAGCGCCCAGCAGGCCGCAGCCATCCGGGCGAAGTTCGGCCTCGACCAGCCGCTGCACATCCGCTATCTGAACTACCTCCTCGACGTGGTCCGCGGCGACCTCGGGACGAGTCTCTACTACGGCGTCCCCGTCACGGAGAAGATCATGGAGCGGCTCCCGGTGACGCTGCTGCTCTTGCTCTCGAGTTTCACGTTCGCGCTCGTGACGGCGGTCCCACTGGGCATCATCTCCGCGAAGCGACGGAACAAGCCGACCGACCACGTCTCGCGTGTCGTGGCGCTGCTCGGGGTGTCGACGCCGTCGTTCTGGATCGGGCTGATGCTCATCATCATCTTCGCCTTCCAGCTGAACCTCCTCCCGGCGACGAACCTCATCATGCCGTGGGCGTCGCCCGCGAACGTCGAGGGGGCTGAGACGCGGCTCGGGGTGGTGACGACGGCCATCGAACACCTCATCCTCCCGACCATCACGCTCGGGACGCTCCAGATGGCGGCGTTCACCCGCATCGAGCGGTCGTCGATGCTCGAGGTGCTCAATCAGGAGTACGTCAAGCTGGCGCGAGCGTACGGTGTCAAGGAGTCGACCATCGTCCGCAAGCACGCGTTCCGCAACGCGCAGCTCCCGCTCATCACCATCGTCGGCCTCCAGTTGACGCAGGCACTCGGCGGGGCGGTGCTCACGGAGACGGTCTTCTCCATCAACGGGATGGGTCGACTCATCATCACCGCGATACAGAACCAGGACTTCCAGCTCGTCATGGGGACGACGCTCATGTTCGGCCTCGTGTTCGTCATCGGCGTCATCATCACCGACCTGTCGTACGCGTACGTCGACCCGCGCGTGTCGTTCGACGAGACCGACTGA
- a CDS encoding ABC transporter substrate-binding protein, with amino-acid sequence MQDDSPDWNVLNRRRVLGLGAAGLAGLAGCAGGDGDSTGTEAPGGGDSTATETGSDSSSSEMSGGRLRIALVKSPLEFDPIILNDVPSAQVTQNIYDGLYEYDAGTGFVPQLATGSPEVSNGGTRWVVEMTGDATFHNGDPLTAEDVKYTYEAPVNEETENAPEVNMIESITVVDETTVQFDLSYPFGPFQHALTGSTLGIVPQSVRESDRDAFNTQSPVGSGPFEFVDWQEGNYVRLQRNDDYWGEPMPNLAELELVPVEEATTRVTTLRNGENDVIEEIPPKLYSTVRGISDASIDEVPGIGYFYLAFNCNEGPTADPMVREAVDYCFSMDQAVSSYVEPTGVRQYSPLPRSLAEDWDMPLDEWEQIPHEKNIEEAQALFDEAGVPMDYQWRIIVPPDDKREQIGISVSNGLKEAGFDNVSVQRLDWGAFLDKYVTGSESDYNMYTLGWSGTPDPDAFTYYLLGRTDDVLGQTNGTYWGANSDVGQEAAQKFVTARESPDYEERRQLYIEGITTALEERAHLPAYNLKNSFGVKEYVNDFTSHPVDSFHIATNHNNVSVDR; translated from the coding sequence ATGCAAGACGACAGCCCTGATTGGAACGTACTGAATCGGCGGCGGGTCCTCGGTCTCGGCGCGGCCGGCCTCGCCGGACTCGCTGGCTGTGCCGGTGGTGACGGGGACTCCACCGGGACGGAAGCGCCCGGCGGCGGCGACTCGACGGCGACCGAGACCGGCTCGGACTCGTCGTCGAGTGAGATGTCCGGCGGGAGACTCCGCATCGCGCTCGTCAAGAGCCCGCTGGAGTTCGACCCCATCATCCTGAACGACGTCCCGTCGGCGCAGGTGACCCAGAACATCTACGACGGCCTCTACGAGTACGACGCCGGGACCGGTTTCGTCCCCCAGCTCGCGACGGGCTCGCCGGAGGTCTCGAACGGCGGGACCCGATGGGTCGTCGAGATGACCGGCGACGCCACCTTCCACAACGGCGACCCGCTGACCGCCGAGGACGTCAAGTACACCTACGAAGCCCCGGTGAACGAAGAGACCGAGAACGCCCCCGAGGTGAACATGATCGAGTCGATCACCGTCGTCGACGAGACGACGGTTCAGTTCGACCTCTCGTACCCGTTCGGGCCGTTCCAGCACGCGCTCACCGGGAGCACGCTCGGAATCGTCCCGCAGTCCGTCCGCGAGTCGGACCGGGACGCGTTCAACACCCAGAGCCCCGTCGGCTCCGGCCCGTTCGAGTTCGTCGACTGGCAGGAGGGCAACTACGTCCGCCTGCAGCGGAACGACGACTACTGGGGTGAGCCGATGCCGAACCTCGCGGAACTCGAACTGGTGCCCGTCGAGGAGGCGACCACTCGGGTGACGACGCTCCGCAACGGCGAGAACGACGTCATCGAGGAGATTCCCCCGAAGCTGTACTCCACGGTGCGCGGCATCTCCGACGCGAGCATCGACGAGGTCCCCGGAATCGGCTACTTCTACCTCGCGTTCAACTGCAACGAGGGACCGACGGCGGACCCGATGGTCCGCGAGGCGGTCGACTACTGCTTCAGCATGGACCAGGCGGTGTCGAGTTACGTCGAACCGACCGGCGTGCGCCAGTACAGCCCGCTTCCGCGGTCGCTCGCCGAGGACTGGGACATGCCGCTCGACGAGTGGGAGCAGATCCCCCACGAGAAGAACATCGAGGAGGCGCAGGCGCTGTTCGACGAGGCCGGCGTGCCGATGGATTACCAGTGGCGCATCATCGTCCCGCCGGACGACAAGCGCGAACAGATCGGTATCAGCGTCTCGAACGGCCTCAAGGAGGCCGGCTTCGACAACGTCTCCGTCCAGCGCCTCGACTGGGGGGCGTTCCTGGACAAGTACGTGACCGGTAGCGAGAGCGACTACAACATGTACACGCTCGGCTGGTCCGGCACGCCCGACCCCGACGCGTTCACCTACTACCTGCTCGGTCGGACCGACGACGTGCTCGGCCAGACCAACGGCACCTACTGGGGAGCCAACAGCGACGTCGGCCAGGAGGCCGCACAGAAGTTCGTCACGGCTCGGGAGTCTCCCGACTACGAGGAGCGCCGGCAGCTCTACATCGAGGGCATCACGACCGCGCTCGAAGAGCGCGCGCACCTGCCTGCGTACAACCTGAAGAACAGCTTCGGCGTGAAGGAGTACGTCAACGACTTCACGTCGCACCCGGTCGACAGCTTCCACATCGCGACCAACCACAACAACGTCTCCGTCGACAGGTAG
- the trmY gene encoding tRNA (pseudouridine(54)-N(1))-methyltransferase TrmY — protein sequence MRQFVVTGHDAPTTSDFSLDDLPSGGGRLDVLCRCVNAAFFLSHAIREDVRVHLVLADAFTVSVDGREVRRLNPDERSTAARIRDALDQREEAIGHIPAEASPGVSIRRVGFEQTLRDVADESAVVELHEAGTPVVDVDPPEDPAFVLSDHHDFTDAEATLLEEVADERVRLGPHAMHADHAITVAHNYLDTAGYTRY from the coding sequence ATGCGACAGTTCGTGGTCACGGGACACGACGCGCCCACGACCTCCGATTTCAGCCTCGACGACCTCCCCAGCGGTGGTGGACGACTGGACGTCCTCTGCCGCTGTGTCAACGCCGCGTTCTTCCTCTCGCACGCCATCCGCGAGGACGTCCGCGTCCACCTCGTCCTCGCGGACGCGTTCACGGTCTCGGTCGACGGCCGCGAGGTCCGGCGGCTGAACCCCGACGAGCGGAGCACCGCCGCACGGATCCGCGACGCGCTCGACCAACGCGAGGAGGCCATCGGTCACATCCCGGCCGAGGCTAGCCCCGGGGTGTCTATTCGACGCGTCGGCTTCGAGCAGACGCTTCGGGACGTCGCCGACGAGTCGGCCGTCGTCGAACTCCACGAGGCGGGAACGCCGGTGGTCGACGTCGACCCGCCCGAGGACCCGGCGTTCGTCCTCTCGGACCACCACGACTTCACCGACGCGGAGGCCACCCTCCTCGAGGAGGTGGCCGACGAACGCGTCAGGCTCGGCCCCCACGCCATGCACGCCGACCACGCCATCACCGTCGCACACAACTACCTCGACACGGCGGGCTACACGCGGTACTGA
- a CDS encoding copper resistance protein NlpE, producing the protein MADSLDSLLETADVADRRDEVVAGVREHAGRIARELALLQGGDYGSRDFDTDSGTWTVKYEGGALQYLRYDGGREDVYVVSAHSPPDPEALAEALRDYAAFVETYNAYVESLEGVLDDVDTDFPAVASTESVAAERDRVLDRIRAVSGEMAGQLHRAEGTDYGTFSARVDGSRWELKRERDQVSYLRVGGEGGIYLLSQYGNPPATDVRELVGSVPAFVEAFNERVADLDAGLSRVEL; encoded by the coding sequence GTGGCAGACTCTCTCGACTCGCTCCTCGAAACCGCCGACGTCGCCGACCGGCGCGACGAGGTCGTCGCCGGTGTCCGCGAGCACGCTGGGCGCATCGCTCGCGAACTCGCCCTCCTCCAGGGCGGCGACTACGGCTCTCGCGACTTCGACACTGATTCGGGGACGTGGACGGTCAAGTACGAGGGTGGCGCGCTCCAGTATCTCCGGTACGACGGCGGACGCGAGGACGTGTACGTCGTCTCGGCGCACAGCCCGCCGGACCCCGAGGCACTCGCCGAGGCGCTGCGCGACTACGCGGCGTTCGTTGAGACGTACAACGCCTACGTCGAGAGCCTGGAGGGCGTGCTCGACGACGTCGACACCGACTTCCCGGCCGTCGCCTCCACCGAGTCGGTCGCCGCCGAGCGCGACCGGGTCCTCGACCGGATTCGGGCGGTCAGTGGGGAGATGGCGGGCCAACTCCACCGCGCCGAAGGAACCGACTACGGCACGTTTTCGGCTCGCGTCGATGGGTCCCGGTGGGAACTCAAGCGCGAACGCGACCAGGTGTCGTACCTCCGCGTCGGCGGTGAGGGCGGAATCTACCTCCTCTCGCAGTACGGGAACCCGCCGGCGACGGACGTGCGGGAACTCGTCGGAAGCGTTCCGGCGTTCGTCGAAGCGTTCAACGAGCGTGTCGCCGACCTTGACGCCGGGCTGTCGCGCGTCGAGCTCTGA
- a CDS encoding HVO_2142 family zinc finger protein, with product MVTDLPDDVPPEWCPDCGERLALTGVQQAGIAQFFCETCRYRHDRYVGQSDASA from the coding sequence ATGGTCACGGACCTCCCCGACGACGTTCCCCCCGAGTGGTGCCCCGACTGCGGCGAGCGACTCGCGCTCACCGGGGTCCAGCAGGCCGGTATCGCCCAGTTCTTCTGTGAGACGTGTCGGTATCGACACGACCGCTACGTGGGCCAGTCGGACGCGAGCGCGTAG
- a CDS encoding universal stress protein, which produces MTRILVAIDGSEPSEKALDFALDRHADADLVAVSVLDPTSYVQGSADLILPDTEAWRDDAKAEVEAVLESAVDKAGTHGIDLETDLVYGAPARSVVEYAAENDIDQIIVGSHGRDGVSRVLLGSVAETVVRRSSVPVTVVR; this is translated from the coding sequence ATGACACGTATCCTCGTCGCCATCGACGGCTCGGAACCCTCGGAGAAGGCGCTCGACTTCGCGCTCGACCGGCACGCCGACGCGGACCTCGTCGCCGTCTCGGTGCTCGACCCGACGTCGTACGTCCAGGGCTCCGCCGACCTCATCCTCCCGGACACCGAGGCCTGGCGGGACGACGCGAAGGCTGAGGTCGAGGCGGTGCTCGAATCGGCTGTGGACAAGGCCGGAACTCACGGCATCGACCTGGAGACCGACCTCGTCTACGGCGCGCCCGCCCGCTCGGTCGTCGAGTACGCCGCCGAGAACGATATCGACCAGATTATCGTCGGAAGCCACGGACGGGACGGGGTCTCTCGCGTGCTCCTCGGGAGCGTCGCGGAGACCGTCGTTCGACGCTCGTCGGTCCCCGTGACGGTCGTCCGATAA
- a CDS encoding AzlD domain-containing protein → MTGVVAQTSYGPVGVWTAIVAVGIATFCIRLSFIYLFGRIDTVPPRVTRALRYVPAAVLAALVVPSVVTIEPTAVETLTADRVIAGGLAAVVAWYTEDVTATIVVGLVALWVVRFAVPV, encoded by the coding sequence ATGACCGGAGTCGTCGCTCAGACCAGCTACGGCCCTGTGGGTGTGTGGACCGCCATCGTCGCCGTCGGCATCGCGACGTTCTGCATCCGACTCTCGTTCATCTACCTGTTCGGTCGCATCGACACCGTTCCGCCGCGGGTGACCCGGGCGCTCCGGTACGTCCCGGCAGCCGTGCTCGCCGCGCTCGTCGTCCCGTCCGTCGTCACCATCGAACCCACGGCGGTCGAAACGCTCACCGCCGACAGGGTCATCGCCGGCGGACTGGCGGCCGTCGTCGCCTGGTACACCGAGGACGTCACGGCGACCATCGTCGTCGGGCTCGTCGCCCTCTGGGTCGTGCGGTTCGCCGTCCCGGTGTGA
- a CDS encoding AzlC family ABC transporter permease has product MPRLPPTVRAGVRASLPLLVGIVPFGLVAGVAAIDAGLSPVAALGMSVVVFAGASQLAVIELLRSDAAVPVVVLTGIVINLRMLMYSASIAPYFQRYRSRWKAVLAYLLTDQAYAVSIARFESGTESGGDDEGDDAEADGGGSEGGAGRDRFYFGVAASLWVVWVVSTAVGVGLGRGLPDSWGLDFAVPLVFLALLVPRIEDGPTAAAGGIAGLVALAGVGIPYELGLPLAAVVGVGVGLAVEEVRD; this is encoded by the coding sequence ATGCCCCGTCTGCCGCCAACCGTTCGAGCGGGCGTGCGGGCGTCGCTCCCGCTCCTCGTCGGCATCGTCCCGTTCGGTCTCGTCGCGGGGGTCGCCGCCATCGACGCCGGCCTCTCTCCCGTCGCCGCTCTCGGGATGTCCGTCGTCGTCTTCGCCGGTGCCTCCCAGCTCGCCGTCATCGAACTCCTCCGGAGTGACGCGGCCGTTCCCGTCGTCGTCCTCACCGGCATCGTCATCAACCTCCGAATGCTGATGTACTCGGCGTCCATCGCCCCGTACTTCCAGCGGTACCGCTCGCGGTGGAAGGCGGTCCTCGCGTACCTCCTGACCGACCAGGCGTACGCGGTCTCTATCGCCCGGTTCGAGTCGGGCACGGAGTCGGGCGGCGACGACGAAGGCGACGACGCCGAAGCTGACGGCGGCGGTTCGGAGGGCGGAGCGGGGCGCGACCGGTTCTACTTCGGCGTCGCCGCGAGCCTCTGGGTGGTCTGGGTCGTCTCGACGGCGGTCGGGGTCGGGCTCGGCCGCGGGCTCCCCGACTCGTGGGGGCTCGACTTCGCCGTGCCGCTGGTCTTCCTGGCGCTTCTCGTCCCGCGTATCGAGGACGGACCGACGGCCGCCGCCGGAGGCATCGCCGGACTCGTCGCGCTCGCCGGGGTGGGGATTCCGTACGAACTCGGGCTGCCGCTCGCCGCGGTCGTCGGCGTCGGCGTCGGCCTCGCCGTCGAGGAGGTGCGTGACTGA
- a CDS encoding ubiquitin-like small modifier protein 1 — translation MHVTLKFFATFREIVGSKTIDREFEDGVTVGEVLSALESEYDDLVGELLVDGDLKPQINVLKNGREVLHMEGIETRLEEGDTLSVFPPVAGGCR, via the coding sequence ATGCACGTGACGCTGAAGTTCTTCGCCACCTTCCGGGAGATCGTCGGGTCGAAGACCATCGACCGTGAGTTCGAAGACGGAGTGACGGTCGGCGAGGTGCTGTCGGCCCTCGAATCGGAGTACGACGACCTGGTGGGCGAACTGCTCGTCGACGGGGACCTCAAACCGCAGATCAACGTCCTGAAGAACGGCCGCGAGGTGCTCCACATGGAGGGCATCGAGACACGGCTGGAAGAGGGCGACACGCTGAGCGTCTTCCCGCCGGTCGCCGGGGGGTGTCGATGA
- a CDS encoding hydantoinase B/oxoprolinase family protein yields MSESEGGVDPVTLEVVRNACIAVAEEMNANLIRTGYSPNIKERRDCSCALFDAGGEMISQAENMPVHLGAMPFSVAAAVEQFPPETLEPGDSVLLNDPFRGGAHLPDLTLVSPVFVDGAVVAYAANRAHHADIGGARAGSVAADSTEIYQEGLRIPPVKFASGGDVNEDVLSMILANVRTPDERRGDLRAQEAANATGRRRFTALAEKYGDTLAPALEAVKDYSERRMRTEIESLPDGTYAFEDVLDDDGRGNEDLPVRAAVTVDGDEVTVDFAGTAPQTAGPVNAVFAVTASATYYAVRCVTDPEIPPNHGCYRPITIETPERSLVDPEPPAAVVGGNLETSQRVTDVVLGAFAEADVSRVLAGSQGTMNNVTFGGTDPRTERPYAFYETQGGGFGGRDGKDGMDGVHVHMSNTMNTPIEVLETAYPLRVERYELRPDSGGAGQYRGGLGLRRDISVRGHTATFSLLADRQRHAPYGLAGGEDGEPGAAYRLDAAGTTRLAGKSTHDLPAGTTVSLRTPGAGGYGPPEERDPSLLAADLRLEKVTEAAARSHYGDDPVDAAVDLLDG; encoded by the coding sequence ATGAGCGAATCCGAGGGTGGAGTCGACCCCGTCACTCTGGAAGTCGTCCGCAACGCCTGCATCGCCGTCGCCGAGGAGATGAACGCCAACCTCATCCGGACGGGCTACTCGCCGAACATCAAAGAGCGCCGCGACTGCTCGTGCGCGCTCTTCGACGCGGGGGGCGAGATGATATCACAGGCGGAGAACATGCCCGTCCACCTGGGGGCGATGCCGTTTTCGGTCGCCGCCGCGGTCGAGCAGTTCCCGCCCGAGACACTGGAACCGGGCGACTCGGTGCTCCTGAACGACCCGTTCCGCGGCGGCGCACACCTCCCGGACCTCACGCTCGTCTCGCCGGTGTTCGTCGACGGCGCGGTCGTCGCGTACGCGGCGAACCGGGCGCACCACGCCGACATCGGCGGCGCTCGAGCGGGGTCGGTCGCGGCCGACTCGACCGAAATCTACCAGGAGGGCCTCCGCATCCCGCCCGTGAAGTTCGCCTCGGGTGGAGACGTGAACGAGGACGTGCTCTCGATGATCCTCGCGAACGTTCGGACCCCTGACGAGCGTCGCGGCGACCTCCGGGCGCAGGAGGCCGCCAACGCGACCGGTCGACGTCGGTTCACCGCCCTCGCCGAGAAGTACGGCGACACGCTCGCGCCGGCACTCGAGGCGGTGAAAGACTACTCAGAACGGCGGATGCGCACCGAAATCGAGTCGCTCCCGGACGGGACGTACGCCTTCGAGGACGTCCTCGACGACGACGGCCGGGGGAACGAGGACCTGCCCGTCCGGGCGGCCGTGACGGTCGACGGCGACGAGGTGACCGTCGACTTCGCGGGCACGGCCCCACAGACGGCCGGCCCCGTCAACGCCGTCTTCGCGGTCACCGCGTCGGCGACGTACTACGCCGTGCGCTGTGTGACCGACCCCGAGATACCGCCGAACCACGGCTGTTACCGCCCCATCACCATCGAGACGCCCGAGCGGAGTCTCGTCGACCCCGAACCGCCCGCGGCCGTCGTCGGCGGCAACCTCGAGACCTCCCAGCGGGTGACGGACGTCGTCCTCGGGGCGTTCGCCGAGGCCGACGTCTCGCGCGTGCTCGCGGGGTCGCAGGGGACGATGAACAACGTCACCTTCGGCGGGACCGACCCGCGAACCGAGCGTCCGTACGCCTTCTACGAGACGCAGGGTGGTGGCTTCGGCGGGAGAGACGGCAAAGACGGGATGGACGGCGTCCACGTCCACATGTCGAACACGATGAACACGCCAATCGAGGTGTTGGAGACGGCGTACCCCCTCAGGGTCGAGCGGTACGAACTGCGGCCCGACTCGGGGGGTGCGGGACAGTACCGCGGGGGCCTCGGCCTCCGTCGCGACATCTCCGTGCGGGGCCACACGGCGACGTTCTCGCTCCTGGCCGACCGACAGCGACACGCCCCGTACGGGCTCGCCGGCGGCGAGGACGGCGAACCGGGGGCAGCCTACCGACTCGACGCAGCGGGAACGACGCGGCTGGCGGGGAAGTCGACCCACGACCTCCCCGCCGGGACGACCGTGAGCCTCCGGACGCCCGGTGCGGGCGGGTACGGACCGCCCGAGGAACGGGACCCGTCGTTGCTGGCCGCGGACCTCAGACTGGAGAAGGTGACCGAAGCGGCCGCCCGGTCGCACTACGGGGACGACCCCGTCGACGCCGCGGTTGACCTGCTCGACGGGTGA
- a CDS encoding hydantoinase/oxoprolinase family protein gives MTANARVGVDIGGTFTDLVTIRGGELQVAKTPSTPDAPERGVVDALAQTERDGLAPEAIGFFGHGTTVATNAVLEGEWADTALVTTEGFRDVLEIGRQARPDLYDFQAQKPTPIVERHRRFEVPERLDERGRVVKPLDEGAVRALADELEAVDSVAVSLLFPFENDTHERRVRELLREEGVDAAFSLSSTVLPEIREYERTLTTALNAALKPVIDRYLGDLETAVRDEDVDAPLRIMQSNGGIISARAARERPVNTLLSGPAAGVQGATYVASRAGNENVITMDMGGTSCDVSLVDGGDPLVTTDVEVGDYPVSVPMIDIHTVGSGGGSIAWVDEGGALRVGPKSAGADPGPVCYGRGGTRPTITDAHAVLGRIDPTSFLPDALDADGEAVERAVETHVADDLGVDVETAAQGILDVANATMERALRVVSVERGYDPREFGLVAFGGAGPLHAPRLAAELDIPRVIVPRTAGVLSALGLLISDTLYDHSTSRVRRLDAVDPADLAAAFDSFVDEGRAQLGAETLAEEAMRFEPSVDLRYVGQSFELSVPVPREIDASTPSTLRERFHERHRQRYGHAYPEEPVELVTLRLRARGVVETPDLGAARVEGTVDDAERATRSVVYDGDPFDTPVYDRTRLPSGATFDGPAVVEGRESTTVVHPGQRVEVDSDGNLVVETEGAGE, from the coding sequence ATGACCGCGAACGCCCGCGTCGGCGTCGACATCGGCGGGACGTTCACCGACCTCGTCACCATCCGCGGCGGGGAACTCCAGGTCGCGAAGACGCCGTCGACGCCCGACGCACCAGAACGGGGCGTCGTCGACGCGCTCGCACAGACCGAGCGCGACGGACTCGCGCCCGAGGCCATCGGCTTCTTCGGCCACGGCACGACCGTCGCGACGAACGCCGTCCTCGAGGGGGAGTGGGCCGACACCGCCCTCGTCACCACCGAGGGGTTCCGCGACGTCCTCGAAATCGGGCGACAGGCCCGACCGGACCTCTACGACTTCCAGGCGCAGAAGCCGACGCCCATCGTCGAGCGCCACCGCCGGTTCGAGGTGCCGGAGCGACTCGACGAGCGCGGCCGGGTGGTGAAGCCACTCGACGAAGGCGCGGTCCGCGCGCTGGCGGACGAACTGGAGGCGGTCGACAGCGTCGCGGTCTCGCTGCTGTTCCCCTTCGAGAACGACACTCACGAACGGCGCGTCCGCGAGTTGCTGCGGGAGGAAGGCGTCGACGCCGCGTTCTCCCTGTCGTCGACGGTGCTCCCCGAGATACGGGAGTACGAGCGGACCCTCACGACGGCGCTGAACGCCGCGCTCAAACCGGTGATCGACCGCTATCTCGGCGATCTCGAGACGGCGGTCCGAGACGAGGATGTCGACGCCCCGCTGCGCATCATGCAGTCGAACGGCGGAATCATCAGCGCCCGCGCCGCCCGCGAGCGCCCGGTGAACACGCTCCTCTCGGGGCCGGCGGCGGGCGTCCAGGGTGCGACGTACGTCGCGTCGCGCGCGGGAAACGAGAACGTCATCACGATGGACATGGGCGGGACGTCCTGCGACGTCTCGCTCGTCGACGGCGGCGACCCGCTCGTCACCACGGACGTCGAAGTGGGCGACTACCCCGTCTCGGTGCCGATGATCGACATCCACACCGTCGGGTCCGGCGGGGGGTCCATCGCGTGGGTCGACGAGGGCGGGGCGCTCCGCGTCGGACCGAAGTCGGCGGGTGCCGACCCCGGGCCGGTGTGTTACGGTCGCGGGGGGACACGCCCGACCATCACGGACGCGCACGCCGTGTTGGGACGGATCGACCCCACTTCGTTTCTCCCGGACGCGCTCGATGCGGATGGTGAGGCGGTCGAACGGGCGGTCGAGACGCACGTCGCGGACGACCTCGGGGTCGACGTCGAGACGGCCGCGCAGGGCATCCTCGACGTCGCGAACGCCACGATGGAGCGCGCGCTCCGCGTCGTGAGCGTCGAGCGCGGCTACGACCCTCGCGAGTTCGGCCTCGTCGCCTTCGGCGGCGCGGGCCCGCTCCACGCGCCGAGACTGGCCGCGGAACTCGACATCCCGCGGGTCATCGTCCCCCGGACCGCGGGCGTGCTCTCCGCGCTGGGGCTCCTCATCAGCGATACGCTCTACGACCACTCCACCTCGCGAGTGCGCCGCCTCGACGCCGTCGACCCCGCCGACCTCGCCGCGGCGTTCGACTCGTTCGTCGACGAGGGGCGGGCACAGCTCGGAGCGGAGACCCTCGCCGAGGAGGCGATGCGGTTCGAACCCTCGGTGGACCTCAGATACGTGGGCCAGTCGTTCGAGCTCTCGGTGCCCGTCCCCCGCGAGATAGACGCGTCGACCCCGTCGACGCTCCGCGAACGCTTCCACGAGCGACACCGACAGCGGTACGGGCACGCCTACCCCGAGGAGCCGGTCGAACTCGTCACGCTCAGGCTCCGGGCCAGAGGCGTGGTCGAGACGCCGGACCTCGGGGCAGCGCGGGTCGAGGGGACGGTCGACGACGCCGAGAGAGCGACGCGGTCGGTCGTGTACGACGGCGACCCGTTCGACACGCCGGTGTACGACCGGACGCGCCTGCCCTCCGGGGCGACGTTCGACGGGCCGGCCGTCGTCGAAGGGCGCGAGTCGACGACCGTCGTCCACCCCGGACAGCGCGTCGAGGTCGATTCGGACGGCAACCTCGTCGTGGAGACGGAGGGGGCCGGCGAATGA